The Desulfocurvus vexinensis DSM 17965 genome contains the following window.
GTGGTGAAGGAAATCAAGAAGAAGAAGCTCATGGGCAAGACCAAGCTGCAAAAGGTTCTGGACCGGCGTCTCGAGGAGGAATGACATGGAGCTCACCGGGGCTCAGATCCTCTTCGAAAGCCTGAAGAAAGAGGGCGTGGACGCGGTGTTCGGCTTCCCCGGCGGGGCCGTCATCGACATCTACGACGAGATGCCCAGGCATCCGGAGATCAGGCACTATCTGGTGCGCCATGAGCAGGGGGCCATCCATGCAGCCGACGGCTACGCCCGGGCCACGGGCAAGGTCGGCGTCTGCCTGGTGACCTCCGGCCCCGGCGCCACCAACACCGTCACCGGCATCGCCAACGCCTACATGGACTCCATCCCCGTGGTGATCTTCACCGGGCAGGTGCCGTCGCCGCTCATCGGCAACGACGCCTTCCAGGAAGTGGACATCGTGGGCATCACCCGGCCCTGCACCAAGCACAACTACCTGGTCAAGGACGTGACGCGCCTGGCCGGGGTCATCAAGGAGGCCTTCTACCTGGCGCGCACCGGGCGCCCCGGCCCCGTGCTGGTGGACCTGCCCAAGGATGTGATCCAGGCCAGGGCCGAGTTCAAGTATCCGCGCCAGGTGCGCATGCGCAGCTACAACCCGACCCTCACGCCCAACGCCAAGCAGGTGGCCCGGGCGCTGGAGGCCATCTGCCAGGCCGACCGGCCCCTGTTCTACGTGGGCGGCGGCGTGGTTTCGTCGGATTCGCACCGCGAGCTGACCTGGCTGGCCAAGAAGCTCAACGTGCCCGTGACGGCGACGCTCATGGGCCTGGGCTCCTTTCCCGGGCACGAGCCGCTGTGGCTGGGCATGCTCGGGATGCACGGCACCTACGCGGCCAACCGCGCCGTGCAGGAGTGCGACCTGCTCATCGCCGTGGGCGCGCGCTTCGACGACCGCGTGACCGGCAAGCTGGCGACCTTCGCCCCGAACGCCAAGGTCATCCACATCGACGTGGACCCGACTTCCATCCGCAAGAACGTGCGCGTGGACGTGCCCATCGTGGCCGACTGCCGCGAGACGCTGGTGGCCCTCAAGGCCCAGGTGGAGGCCGCAAGCGACCCCAAGGGCCTGTGCCGGGCCCGCAAGGACTGGACCGCCACCCTCAAGACCTGGAAGATCGACCACCCGCTGACCTACAACGGCGGCGACTCGGGCGAGATCAAGCCCCAGGCCGTGGTGGAGACCATCTACGAGCTGACCAAGGGCGAGGCCATCATCAGCACCGAGGTCGGCCAGAACCAGATGTGGGCCGCGCAGTTCTACAACTACCACAAGCCCCGCACGCTGCTGACCTCCGGCGGGCTCGGCACCATGGGCTACGGCTTCCCGGCGGCCATCGGCGCGCAGGTGGCCTTCCCCGACAAGCTGGTCATCGACGTGGCGGGCGACGGCTCCATCCAGATGTGCATCCAGGAAATGGCCACCGCCATGTGCTACGACCTGCCCGTGAAGATCGTCATCCTCAACAACGGGTACCTTGGCATGGTCCGCCAGTGGCAGGAGCTGTTCTACAAGAAGAACTACTGCGCCACCTGCATGGACTGGGCGCCGGACTTCGTGAAGCTCGCCCAGGCCTACGGGGCCGAGGGCTACCGCGTCACGGACCCGGCCCAGGTCAAGCCCGTGCTCAAGCAGGCCTTCGGCAACGGCAAGCTGACCATCGTGGACGTGGTGGTCTCGCAGGAGGAGAACGTCTATCCCATGGTCCCTGCCGGGGCCTCGCTGCACGAGATGCTGCTGGTCTAGGAGGAGCGCGGGCATGAGACATGTGTTATCCGTTCTGGTGGAGAACGAGCCGGGAGTCCTGTCACGGATCGCCGGGCTGTTCAGCGGCCGGGGCTACAATATCGAGACCCTCAACGTCGGCCCGACCCTGGACCGCGAGGTGTCGCTCATGACCATCGCCACCTCCGCCCCGGAGGTGGTCATCGAGCAGATCATCAAGCAGCTGCGCAAGCTGGTCACGGTCATCAAGGTCGTGGACATGAACGACCACGTGGCCGTGGAGCGCGAGATGATGCTGGCCAAGGTCGGCGCCGAGGGCGACAAGCGCGCGGAAATCCTGCGCATCGTGGACATCTTCCGCTGCAAGGTGGTGGACGTGTCCC
Protein-coding sequences here:
- the ilvN gene encoding acetolactate synthase small subunit → MRHVLSVLVENEPGVLSRIAGLFSGRGYNIETLNVGPTLDREVSLMTIATSAPEVVIEQIIKQLRKLVTVIKVVDMNDHVAVEREMMLAKVGAEGDKRAEILRIVDIFRCKVVDVSPDELTIEATGDRGKLDAIVALLQRFGIKEIARTGAVAMKRSMQ
- the ilvB gene encoding biosynthetic-type acetolactate synthase large subunit — encoded protein: MELTGAQILFESLKKEGVDAVFGFPGGAVIDIYDEMPRHPEIRHYLVRHEQGAIHAADGYARATGKVGVCLVTSGPGATNTVTGIANAYMDSIPVVIFTGQVPSPLIGNDAFQEVDIVGITRPCTKHNYLVKDVTRLAGVIKEAFYLARTGRPGPVLVDLPKDVIQARAEFKYPRQVRMRSYNPTLTPNAKQVARALEAICQADRPLFYVGGGVVSSDSHRELTWLAKKLNVPVTATLMGLGSFPGHEPLWLGMLGMHGTYAANRAVQECDLLIAVGARFDDRVTGKLATFAPNAKVIHIDVDPTSIRKNVRVDVPIVADCRETLVALKAQVEAASDPKGLCRARKDWTATLKTWKIDHPLTYNGGDSGEIKPQAVVETIYELTKGEAIISTEVGQNQMWAAQFYNYHKPRTLLTSGGLGTMGYGFPAAIGAQVAFPDKLVIDVAGDGSIQMCIQEMATAMCYDLPVKIVILNNGYLGMVRQWQELFYKKNYCATCMDWAPDFVKLAQAYGAEGYRVTDPAQVKPVLKQAFGNGKLTIVDVVVSQEENVYPMVPAGASLHEMLLV